tggcagaattttcctacaacaacaacaactaccattcaagcattgagatggcgccgtttgaagcactttatggtagaaagtgtaggtctctgatttgttggagtgaagtgggggatagacagattatgggtccggagataatacaagaaactaccgagatgatcatccaaattcaacaacggttgaaaaccacccaaagtcgataaaagagctatgctgacattaaaagaaaagatatagaatttgaaattggagagatggtcatgcttaaagttgcaccttggaaaggcattgttcgatttggtaaacgagagaaatgaaatccaagttatattggaccattcaagattattgatcgtgtcagaccaatagcttaccgacttgagttacctcaacaactcacagatgtacataacactttccacgtctcgaatttgaagaaatgttttgctaaagaagatctcactattccgttagacgaaatctaaatcaacgaaaaacttcaattcatcgaagaacccgtcgaaataatggatcgtgaggttaaaagacttaagcaaaacaagataccaattgttaaggttcgatggaatgctcgtagaggacccgagttcacctgagaacgagaagatcagatgaagaagaaatacccgcacttatttccagaagatacgtcaacacctccaactgcttaaaattttgggacgaaatttatttaacgggtaggtactgtagtgacccgaacttttccatgtttatatatattaaatgaaattgatatttacatgattaagtatttctaacatgttaagcaatcaaacttattaagacttgattaattgaaataagtttcatatagactatTGACCAcccaccggcgattcacgaatgttaaaactagtaaaaactatatgatgacatatatatatatatatatatatatatatatatatatatatatatatatatatatatatagttaacatgatattatgataagtaagtatctcattatgtattttaacaatgtgttatatacataaaaatgagactattgaattaagaaactcgaaaacgatatatatataacgattatcgttataacaacgtcttattaaatacatatgaatcatattatgatattgatacacaatatttaaacatgataaatgataagtaaatatatcattaagtgtattaacaatgaactacatatgaaaaacaagactactaacttaaggatttcgaaacgagacatatatgtaacaattatcgttgtaacgacatttaaatgtatatatatatcatattaagatatattaatacatcataatatcatgataatgtaataatttaacatctcattagttataataaataatgggttaacaacatttaacaagatcgttaacttaaaggtttcaaaacaacacttacatgtaacgactaatgatgaattaacgactcagttaaaatatatatacatgtagtgttttaatatgtattcatacacttttgaaagactttaagacacttatcaaagtacttctacttaacaaaaatgcttacaattgcatcctcattcattttcatcaacaattctactcgtatgcactcatatttgtactcgtacaatacacaacttttaaatgtatttactattggtatatacactccaatgatcagctcttagcagcccatgtgagttacctaaccatgtgggaatcatcatttaacatctagcatgaaatatctcacaaaataacaaactaatggagcctatatgaatgATCAAGATTCACGTGAATGTaggtgtacacaaacactttcattttcaatttttcttgaatcaaattactctctctcaagtgttattatattgttctaagtattcttcatcatcttcatcaaaatctagctcaatctagttcataaatccttacataaatcaagttacaaaacaactactcaagaaaacaccaacaacactaccaagtttgctagcttacttccaatcttgcaaatccactttgaatgatcattcaatctcaagaaatctttcttatttacagtaagatatctttctaatacaaggtaatactcatattcaaactttgattcaatttctataactataacaatcttattttgagtggaaatcttacttgaacttgttttagtgtcatgattctatttcaagaactttcaagccattcaaggatcctttgaagctagatctatttttctcatttccagtaggtttatccacaaaacttgaggtagtaatgatgttcataacatcattcgaatcatatatatagaactatcttattcgaaggtttaaacttgtaatcactagaacatagtttagttaattctaaacttgttcacaaacagaagttaatccttctaacttgacttttaaaatcaactagacacatgttctatatctatatgatatgctaacttaatgatttaaaacctgaaaacacgaaaaataccgtaaaaccggatataagccgtcgtagtaacactgcgggttgttttgggttagttaattaaaaactatgataaactttgatttaaaagttgttcttctttgaaaatgatttttcttatgaacatgaaactatatccaaaaattatgattaaactcaaagtgaaagtatgtttttcaaaatggtcatcaagaagtcgttctttcgactgaaatgactacctcttataatattgaattgtaacatgtatttctgactataaacttatactttttctgtttagattcataaacttaagttcattatgaaaccatagcaatttaatcactcaaagcggatttaaaacgaagaagttatgagtaaaacaagattggataattttgcttgttgtagctacgtgaaaattggtaacaaatctatattaataatatcctagctaacttatgttttattatacatgtattctaatatattatgtaatcttgggataccatagacacgtatgtaaatgttttgacatatcatatcgacccatgtatatatattatttggaacaaccatagacactctatatgcaataatgtttgagttagctatacagggttgaggttgattccaaaaatatatatactttgagttgtgatctagcctgaaacgtgtatacactgggtcgtggattgattcaagataatatatatatcgatttatttctgtacatctaactgtggacaactagttgtaggttactaacgagtacagctgacttaataaacttaaaacattaaaacgtattaaaaatgttgtaaatatattttgaacatactttgatatatatgtatatatttgttataggttcgtgaatcgaccagtggtcaagtcttacttcccgacgaagtaaaaatctgtgaaagtgagttatagtcccacttttaaaatctaatatttttgggatgagaatacatgcagttttataaatgttttatgaaatagacacaagtaattgaaactacattatatgggtgaatgatcgaagccgaatatgccccttttgcttggtagcctaagaattagtaaaccgatctactaattgacgcgaatcctaaagatagatctattgggcctaacgaaccccatccaaagtaccggatgctttagtacctctAATTTGTTTTTTATCATTtccgatggatttcccgaaatgataggggatattcttatatgcattttgttaatgtcggttaccaggtgttcaccatatgaatgatttttatctctatgtatgggatgtatatttatgagaactggaaatgaaattcttgtggtctattaaaatgatgaaaatgaatgtttatgataaactaatgaactcaccaaccttttggttgacactttaaagcatgtttattctcaggtatgaaagaaatcttccgctgtgcatttgctcattttagagatattacttggagtcattcatgacatatttcaaaagacgttgtattcgagttgttgagttcatcaagattattattaagtcaattatagttggatatattatgaaatggtatgcatgccgtcaactttcgatgtaatgaaagtttgtcttttaaaaaacgaatgcaatgcttgtaaaatgtatcatatagaggtcaagtacctcgtgatgtaatcaactattgagaatcatttataatatatatgaacgggtcctttcatatattgCAAGATACAATCAAATGATGTACGGGGATGAAAGCATATTGAGACATAAAATTTGATCATTTTGTGTGTGATTTCTAGATTAGGATTAAATACTAAATACattatattatagttataattataatcaaaCACGTTGTTAGTCTCTGCGCGAGTGGTCATCATTTCTAATAACTCATAAAACGAGGAGTCTCGCTTTCGAAATCCACTAAACTGGAGCTGTGTTTCGGGAGCTATTCCAGCCGTCTCCACCTCCGTTCATGTAATTTTGAGGAAATAGTGATCTGTAATGGATTTTGGTTGCTATCGCAGGTTATCAAAGTATGATGAGCATCGACATTCATTTACACTTTCTTTTCCAATTAATTTTGGCTGGATCCTTGTCCATTTTGTTGCACACTTAATTACACATATAGATCTTGGTTTTGATTTTACTTTGATTATAGATTTTTAGGTTTGTATAAATTTAGGTATGAATGTTTGATAGTAATTCGGATTAGAATTTGCTACCTTTTTTAACAAGGGAAAAAAAGAAGATGAAGATTGGAAGAAAAGACGCAAATACCGTTCGTCACACATGTCGTAAGTTAAACGATCGTTATAAACATGGACCGCTGGTGTAATAGAGCCTAAGGAAATATCGAATCCATTAACATTATTATGCAAGCAATTCCAAATGACTTCTCAAATCAGTTGATAGAAATAAATCAACTAAAGCAATTTGAGATAAAATTAAGAAGCATTAAGAAGGCTATGATATGTATGAAGTAATGAATATGAACGACACTCTGGCTATATGAAGGTTTCAAACATGAGAATGATGAACTTCTGAAAGATACGTACAAAACACACATAGTGTTTGTATCCGATTTTCGTTCCATAAATCAGAAAATAATCCTGATAGACGAGCTGTAGAAAATTCATTAAGGCTTCCAGTGACAACTGTTGAATACGTTTTTCATATGTTGAATAAAATGTTATTTGTCCGAGTCTTAGGAGCTTTAAGTCTTAGTTGTTATTTGAATTGGTAGTCCTGATTGTAAGCCATGATCCACAATTATAGGACTGGCATGTTTTTTAGTTTCCAGCTTTGTATCGGCTATATATAGCCTATGGTTTCATTGAATAAAGATTAAGCAATTCCAGTAATATTAGTATTGTTAGAGCAAACAAtaacaattggtatctagagctcacATTTCACAAAATCACTATACTATCAACTTCTTTTATCGAATGGCAGAAGAAAAGAGTCTCGTTCAAATTCCTAAATTCGAGGGTCATTATGACCACTGGAGCGAACTTATGGAAAATTTGATCAAGGCGAATTGTTTGTGGTATATTGTCGAGCATGGAGTGGGAGAACCAAGGCCAGGAATCACATTGAATGATGCACAACAGAAACAACTCTATAGCAATCGAATTAAGGATCATCAAGTGAAGCATATTTTATTCCAGGCATTAGAAAGGGAGGTGTTCGAGCAGATTTTGGATCGAAGCAGTTCCAAAGTCATTTGGGAAACTATGAAGTCAAAGTTTGGTGATAATTCGAGGGTAAAGAGGTCAATGTTAAGCTCTCTTCGCCGAGAGTTTGAGGTACTAGCTATGAAGAATGATGAAAGTGTGACTGCTTATTTCGCCAGGGTCATGTCGGTGTCCAACAAAATGCGAAGGAACGGAGAAACGATGACGGATTCAAAGATTGTGGAAAAAATCTTACGTACACTAACAGATAAGTTCACTTACATAGTCGTCTCAATTGAAGAAGCACAAGACACCGAGAATATGACGATTGACGAACTATAAAGCTCACTTGTAGTTCATGAGCAGAAGTTTAAACGTGTGGTAATTGACACGGATGatcaagctttaaaggtagttgatCATTCCGGAATGAGAGGTCGAGGAAGGGGTCGTAACTCATATCGTGGcagaggacgtggtcgtggtcgagGTAGCTTTAATAAATCTACAATCGTGTGCTATAATTGTCATGGGTTGGGTCACTTCCAATACGAGTGTCCCAAATGGAATGATGAGGCAAATTATGTTGATGAAGATCACATGTTATTGATGACTTACGAGAAGGTTCAAAACTACAACATGCACAACGTGTGGTTTTTAGATTCCGGGTGCTCGAACCATATGT
This window of the Rutidosis leptorrhynchoides isolate AG116_Rl617_1_P2 chromosome 7, CSIRO_AGI_Rlap_v1, whole genome shotgun sequence genome carries:
- the LOC139859611 gene encoding uncharacterized protein, yielding MAEEKSLVQIPKFEGHYDHWSELMENLIKANCLWYIVEHGVGEPRPGITLNDAQQKQLYSNRIKDHQVKHILFQALEREVFEQILDRSSSKVIWETMKSKFGDNSRVKRSMLSSLRREFEVLAMKNDESVTAYFARVMSVSNKMRRNGETMTDSKIVEKILRTLTDKFTYIVVSIEEAQDTENMTIDEL